The Populus alba chromosome 6, ASM523922v2, whole genome shotgun sequence genome contains a region encoding:
- the LOC118050209 gene encoding protein POLARALIZATION DURING ASYMMETRIC DIVISION AND REDISTRIBUTION: MMEEGLGCRERRKFAHCYLSRIVRWLSDLRRKRKKESKRNGLCGDRSVQVNSPTNGFNGEASLNSASQTANPGQCNREATVNLGVGCCLLYQIEMSKNELDKIMKMRMQMEKLLEDVREELQKKDGLSKPSEMNEVCAYSTTGSSTITVCGQSLRYETPKKGECSEGRDKLEAELEVELQSLQLHLDTVKNSEKHPQQKGRSVTNNNTATSKSQIVSSGNLKWKVTDESTATSKSKTVSSGEVVAFKFEKAAGSEEHRGVSPHELERRLHELLESRQQEQIRELEGMIECVKHKLREKEMEVSWWKDTACLISHHLPESSKLSSRHCAKLLSP; encoded by the exons ATGATGGAAGAAGGGCTGGGTTGTAGAGAGCGGCGCAAGTTTGCACACTGTTACCTTTCTCGCATTGTTCGGTGGCTCTCTGATTTGAGgcggaagagaaagaaagagagtaaAAGGAATGGATTGTGTGGTGATCGGAGTGTGCAGGTTAACAGTCCGACGAATGGATTCAACGGCGAGGCTTCCTTGAATTCGGCTTCCCAGACTGCCAATCCAG GACAGTGTAACAGGGAGGCTACTGTCAACCTTGGAGTTGGATGTTGTCTATTGTATCAAATTGAAATGAGTAAAAATGAACTTGATAAGATAATGAAAATGCGAATGCAAATGGAGAAGCTTCTTGAAGATGTGAGAGAGGAATTGCAAAAGAAAGACGGGCTCTCTAAGCCATCTGAGATGAATGAAGTGTGTGCTTATTCCACCACAG GGTCATCAACAATTACAGTTTGTGGCCAGTCTTTGAGATATGAGACACCTAAGAAAGGAGAGTGTTCAGAAGGAAGGGATAAACTTGAGGCGGAACTTGAAGTTGAGCTTCAGAGTTTGCAACTTCACTTGGATACAGTCAAGAATTCGGAGAAACATCCACAACAGAAAGGCAGAAGT GTCACCAATAACAACACAGCTACTTCAAAAAGCCAGATTGTAAGTTCTGGAAATTTGAAATGGAAAGTCACCGATGAGAGCACTGCTACTTCAAAAAGCAAGACTGTAAGTTCTGGAGAAGTAGTTgctttcaaatttgaaaaagcaGCAGGTTCTGAAGAGCATCGTGGTGTTTCTCCTCATGAATTGGAGAGAAGGTTGCACGAATTACTGGAATCAAGACAGCAAGAACAGATAAGAGAGCTAGAAGGTATGATAGAATGTGTTAAGCACAAACTTCGGGAGAAAGAAATGGAAGTTTCTTGGTGGAAAGACACTGCCTGTCTTATTTCTCATCACCTTCCAGAATCCTCAAAACTCAGTTCACGTCACTGTGCAAAACTTCTTAGTCCTTAA
- the LOC118050207 gene encoding probable WRKY transcription factor 32 yields MQEQRKYHRGDSDIGFKNYDCSSFSQLLKKVMTSSNSPGFQGKNEMFQRDAQVGTKPEADWVRLEHQVECANTSSEALSVTPAAISVPHSASVTQKPMSKCELGLVIDQQNSHHETGLPRVVMDAPFADGYNWRKYGQKPVKGSKNSRSYYRCVHCSCYAKKKVQHCCQSGRVVDVVYIGDHNHDPPHRKCIRVISSAKPTLGSQIVDPSVQKLDGSDISVCSADGRHSSLHVPESEQQSSSSSNGNVGAKIEEKNGDESESKRCFGPRAVEPQQNGPCGIAGTEVQEKHGAEPRLKIRIKERSAAHSVPVLKKEPAIAVHTFPDEGSSNDGYRWRKYGQKMLKGNSFIRSYYRCTSSACPARKHVERAADEATSTTITYEGKHDHGMPAPKKRHEHDIPVPKKRHGSESCLISPAASVDNACCKKNRSLSARRPSSKCSMDSEVDIMGEKILELGGEEALESAQTLLSIGVELKPC; encoded by the exons ATGCAAGAACAGAGAAAATACCATAGGGGAGATTCGGATATtggatttaaaaactatgattgttcttctttttcccaATTACTCAAAAAAGTCATGACTTCCTCCAATTCACCAGGGTTTCAG GGGAAAAATGAGATGTTCCAACGGGACGCGCAGGTGGGTACAAAACCTGAAGCAGACTGGGTCAGGTTAGAACACCAGGTTGAATGTGCAAATACTTCTAGTGAAGCATTGTCTGTTACACCAGCTGCAATATCTGTCCCACATTCAGCATCTGTAACTCAAAAGCCAATGTCGAAGTGTGAACTTGGACTAGTAATAGACCAGCAAAATTCTCACCATGAAACCGGTCTTCCACGTGTTGTTATGGATGCACCCTTTGCAGATGGCTATAACTGGAGGAAGTATGGCCAGAAGCCAGTGAAGGGTTCTAAAAATTCAAGAAGCTACTATAGATGTGTCCATTGTAGTTGCTATGCAAAGAAGAAGGTTCAACATTGTTGTCAATCTGGTCGTGTCGTTGATGTTGTTTACATAGGTGACCATAATCATGATCCCCCTCATAGGAAATGCATCAGGGTTATATCATCTGCCAAGCCAACTTTAGGCAGTCAAATTGTAGACCCTTCAGTTCAAAAGCTAGATGGGTCGGATATTTCTGTCTGTTCAGCAGATGGCAGGCATTCATCTCTGCATGTGCCTGAATCAGAACAACAGAGTTCAAGCAGTTCTAATGGAAATGTGGGGGCTaagattgaagagaaaaatggtGATGAGTCAGAGTCAAAACGATG CTTTGGTCCCAGGGCAGTGGAACCCCAACAAAATGGCCCCTGTGGGATTGCAGGGACTGAGGTTCAGGAGAAGCATGGTGCTGAACCAAGGCTGAAAATAAG GATCAAAGAAAGAAGTGCGGCGCATTCAGTTCCTGTCTTGAAAAAGGAGCCTGCAATCGCTGTACACACTTTTCCTGATGAGGGGAGCTCAAATGATGGCTATCGATGGCGCAAGTATGGTCAGAAAATGTTGAAAGGGAATTCATTCATAAG GAGCTATTACAGATGCACATCGTCAGCATGTCCTGCTCGTAAGCATGTTGAGAGGGCTGCAGATGAGGCAACATCCACCACTATAACATACGAAGGGAAACATGACCATGGTATGCCAGCACCTAAGAAAAGACATGAACATGATATTCCAGTACCTAAGAAAAGACATGGTTCAGAAAGTTGTCTGATTTCCCCGGCTGCTTCAGTAGACAATGCCTGCTGCAAGAAAAACAGAAGCTTATCTGCTCGAAGGCCTTCAAGCAAGTGCT